In the genome of Raphanus sativus cultivar WK10039 chromosome 4, ASM80110v3, whole genome shotgun sequence, one region contains:
- the LOC108849594 gene encoding LOB domain-containing protein 11 gives MLKLEINGGTSAATPTATSVAISAVKETTTPVNSPSPTSSPPSPPLSPQQPPQSPVVLSPCAACKILRRRCAEKCVLAPYFPPTDPAKFTIAHRVFGASNIIKFLQELPESQRTDAVNSMVYEAGARMRDPVYGCAGAIYHLQRQVSELQAQLAKTQVELVGMQLQRSDLLELLYKMEQTKLAAQEQGQQNMSFESSFESGDEFISSPDEVTNDLGFLEVNNNNNSSVSWWDPLWT, from the exons ATGCTCAAGTTGGAGATTAATGGTGGCACTTCGGCTGCTACACCTACAGCTACCTCCGTGGCTATCTCCGCCGTGAAAGAAACCACAACTCCCGTCAACTCTCCTTCTCCCACTTCTTCACCTCCGTCGCCGCCCCTTTCGCCGCAGCAGCCGCCACAATCCCCAGTGGTGCTAAGCCCTTGTGCGGCTTGCAAGATTTTGCGGCGGAGGTGCGCTGAGAAGTGTGTTTTAGCGCCGTATTTTCCTCCGACAGATCCGGCGAAGTTCACAATAGCCCACCGCGTCTTCGGAGCTAGCAACATTATTAAGTTCTTGCAG GAACTTCCGGAATCTCAAAGAACAGATGCGGTTAATAGCATGGTTTATGAAGCAGGAGCTAGGATGAGGGATCCGGTTTACGGTTGTGCGGGTGCGATATACCATCTGCAGAGACAAGTGAGTGAGCTTCAAGCACAACTTGCGAAAACTCAAGTAGAACTAGTGGGCATGCAACTCCAAAGATCAGATCTACTGGAATTGTTATATAAAATGGAACAAACAAAGTTAGCAGCACAAGAGCAAGGACAACAAAATATGTCCTTTGAGAGTTCATTTGAAAGTGGTGACGAGTTCATTAGTAGCCCAGACGAAGTGACCAATGATTTGGGATTCCTTGAggtcaacaacaacaataattcATCAGTGTCGTGGTGGGATCCTCTTTGGACATGA